The following is a genomic window from Candidatus Cloacimonadota bacterium.
CATAATCCAAAAGAAGAACTTCCTGCAGGTGTTGCTATTATTAATCCTAAAATGAAAGAAAATGATTATCCTTATATTGATCTTGCCGGTGTTGGTGTTGCCTATAAATTACTTTCTGCAGTTTATCAGAAAATTGATTTTGGTGATAAACAAATCGTGCATAAATATATCGATCTGGTTGCTCTGGGAACGATTGCCGATATTGTTCCTTTGACCGGAGAAAACAGGATCTTTGCTTCTATCGGACTGGATAGATTGATCAAAAAACAGAATATCGGACTTAACGCTCTGATCGGGATTGCCGGATTATCCCAAAAAGAATTGAATGCGAGCGATATTGTTTTTGGTGTTGCTCCTCGTATAAATGCTGCCGGAAGAATGGGAAGCGCTCTTCGAGCTGTAGAATTAATGGTTTCCACAGACGAAAATAAAAGCATGGAGCTGGCACAGATAATCGAAAGGGAAAACTCTCTCCGTCAACAAATTGATCAGCGAACTTTTGAAGAAGCGTGTGAAATCATTGAGAAAAAATATAAAAATATGGATGAAACCTATTGCATTGTTGTTTCATCCGACGACTGGCATCCGGGAGTAATCGGAATTGTTGCTTCCAAACTGGTGGAAAAATATTACCGTCCGGCAATAATGATCTCCTTCAAAGATGGGATCGGAAGCGGTTCGGGAAGGAGTATCGCAGGTTTTGACCTATTTCAGGCATTAAAAAATGTCGAAGATTATCTGGAAACTTTTGGTGGTCATAAATATGCTGCCGGACTTTCGATTTTGGTGGAATATGTCGATAGTTTTGAAAACAGGCTATCAAAATTTATCGAAAAAAATATTTCTCCGGAACTATTAATCCCTCCTTTAAAGATCGATACGGAACTGGAACTTTACGATATCAACGAACATCT
Proteins encoded in this region:
- the recJ gene encoding single-stranded-DNA-specific exonuclease RecJ, whose translation is MQKRWRVSEPLTLEQQEQKVNISKEIKCPEMVAEMLIRKGIVDLPAIDDFFHPNLENIHDPFLFPQMDKAVNRIIKAIKNKEKITIYGDYDVDGTTSTALLYLGLKKLQAIVDYYIPHRMIEGYGLSLSGVEQLKENGTQLIISVDCGINAFEEVDEINSLGMDIIITDHHNPKEELPAGVAIINPKMKENDYPYIDLAGVGVAYKLLSAVYQKIDFGDKQIVHKYIDLVALGTIADIVPLTGENRIFASIGLDRLIKKQNIGLNALIGIAGLSQKELNASDIVFGVAPRINAAGRMGSALRAVELMVSTDENKSMELAQIIERENSLRQQIDQRTFEEACEIIEKKYKNMDETYCIVVSSDDWHPGVIGIVASKLVEKYYRPAIMISFKDGIGSGSGRSIAGFDLFQALKNVEDYLETFGGHKYAAGLSILVEYVDSFENRLSKFIEKNISPELLIPPLKIDTELELYDINEHLLEWLNKFAPFGPGNMRPTFVTKKVMIVGYPYNVGANHLKLKVIKDGCTLDLIGFNLGDFLPFLKKGSLLDIAYTLEFNTWQGRSTIQGKLKDIHFVEDDS